In Capsicum annuum cultivar UCD-10X-F1 chromosome 11, UCD10Xv1.1, whole genome shotgun sequence, one genomic interval encodes:
- the LOC107846703 gene encoding uncharacterized protein LOC107846703 — protein sequence MDDDVIEEDHNIDGNSPTEDEKLALEQMPRNAKFMKDLVTKKWAVIFEAEDNLHHCKAIATRYLVQKKMNPGMFTIPCTIGPLDFAKALCDLRESINIMPLVIYKKLGLVNPTPTNMRLIIADRSLKWPVGILYDVLVKVINFIFPADFVILDYEVDFEVPIILGRPFLATGSVIIALRANKLLFRLNDEIVCFDVCQSMKQPKEMSVLSIVDDYYKDDEEVSILEKVVGEPLAAVLMNLNSDSIESYKETSCALNGIGPYSCSGNTLPIIIADGMSEKQVEALISVLQ from the exons ATGGATGATGATGTGATTGAAGAAGATCATAATATTGATGGAAATAGTCCAACCGAAGATGAGAAGCTGG CGTTAGAACAAATGCCAAGaaatgcaaaatttatgaaagaccttgttacCAAAAAGTGGGCAGTTATCTTTGAGGCAGAAGATAACCTCCATCATTGTAAAGCAATTGCCACAAGGTATTTGGTGCAAAAGAAGATGAATCCAGGCATGTTCACCATTCCATGCACGATCGGCCCTCTTGATTTTGCCAAGGCACTGTGTGATCTTAGAGAAAGCATTAATATAATGCCACTTGTTATTtacaagaaattgggtttggTAAATCCTACACCCACAAACATGCGATTAATAATAGCTGATAGATCTTTGAAATGGCCTGTGGGGATATTGTATGACGTGTTGGTCAAAGTGATAAATTTCATATTCCCTGCAGACTTTGTCATACTGGATTATGAAgtagactttgaggtgcccataattttgggtagaccTTTCCTTGCCACTGGTAGTGTGATCATTGCTTTGAGAGCTAATAAACTTCTATTTAGGCTAAATGATGAAATAGTTTGTTTCGATGTTTGTCAATCCATGAAACAACccaaagaaatgagtgtgttgtCTATTGTGGATGATTACTACAAAGATGATGAGGAAGTCTCAATACTGGAGAAGGTTGTTGGCGAACCTCTAGCAGCAGTTTTGATGAATCTCAACAGTGACAGCATCGAGAGTTATAAAGAGACCAGTTGTGCATTGAATGGAATAGGACCATATTCAT GCAGTGGAAACACATTACCAATTATAATTGCAGATGGTATGAGCGAGAAGCAGGTGGAAGCACTTATTTCAGTGCTTCAGTGA